AGACCGAGAAAGGCGGTGATTCTGCCAATGGAGGTGGGGTTTCTATGGAAAGTAGGCAGAGAACTCGTGGGGTGAGAAAGGTGAGTTATGCAGAAGTTTTGAGCGAAGAGGATAGTGACGTTTTAGTTAAGAAGCGTCGGAGTAGAAGGAAGTTGTCTGCTGGAGGAAATTCTGGTGTTAAGAAGAATAAGAAAGTTGGGGAAAAAAATGGGTTGGTATCGGAGCACCAAATTGTTGGCGTTGCTGAGGAGAGGATACTGGAAAGTCCAATGAAGAAGCGGGGTAGAAAGAGAAGGGATTTATCCACTGGACGAAATAGTCATGTTCAGAAGAATGATAAAGTTGGGGAAAAGAATGGGTTCAGCACAGAGGAAGGAATTGCTCAGGATGCAGATAAGGAAATGATTCTGGGAAGGACTCAAAAGAAGCGtgggaggaagaggaggaattTATCGTCTGAGAAAGGCGGTGGAGAAAGTTGTGGTGCTCAGCAGAAGGAGAAAGTTGAGGAGAACGGCTTCGATCCCGAGCAAGGAAATGCTGGCGATGCAGATAAGGAGGGGATACCAGAAAGGCCAAAGAAGAAGCGTGGCAGAGTTGGAGTTGCGAAGAGGGATACGAAATGCGCAGTTATGGAAAACAAGAAGAACGATGGGGCAGAGAGGAAATATTCTTCTGGAAGGACCTCTGGGACAGGTTATTCATTGAGGGCTACAAACGTTCCAAACCgagagattgataaaataaataaacataatcCAAAGGTGATAAtctgtttcccttctctttgctTTGTTGTGTGTTTCTTTTAGTTAGTTTCGTGGATTGTGTTTGACTCAGTTTGTATTCAACAGTGGATTGAAGAGATGTCCTTAATGTGCCATCAATGTCAGAGGAATGATAAAGGCCGGGTTGTTCGGTGCACAAGTTGTAAGAGAAAACGATATTGTATCCCTTGCCTGGATAGATGgtaaaagtttttttcttttttgcttaaCTAGTTTGTTGattatttattcaatttaaCGGACCACTTCTAAGTTGAAACTCTTGTCTTTCTTTTAATGGTTCTCATCTCTTATTCCATGGGTCAATTCTAGCTTGTTAATTAGGTATGGAGCTTTTGTGATCGAACTATTTCACAATCCGTGCGCTTAAGTTGTGTTAGATTTGGCTATTGAAATTGAAGTTTTGGATTATTCctcattagaaaataatttggcTTCAATCTCAAAATTAGCCATTCCATGGTAAATCACATATTTTCAGAGGACATGGAACATACGAAGGATGCATTGTGAAGCTTCAAAATGTTGGGTATCtgtcaaatccttttttttttttttgataagtccctttttctttttaacaggCGTCACTTCTAAACTTGTGTAATTTTAAGTTCTATGATTTGAAACCCGGGGATCTGAGGCTCGATAATAAGATCTAATGAAATTAATAGAGTATTTCAAGCaggaaattaatatattttgaatccaaagacaagctccTGCTTGTTTACTGCCCTTGTTATATTACTATATTTGTTTGTGTTCTGTAGGTATCCAAATATGGAGAAGAAAGCTGTTGCCGAGGCTTGTCCAGTATGCCGTGGAAATTGCAATTGCAAAGCATGCTTGCGTTTGGACGTACCTGTTAAAGTTAGTTTCTCCTTTCCTCACATCTCATGAGATGGTGGTATTTTCTGTTGACTTCCTTTGTTTGGTTATGAATTGAAAGTTTGACAGATTATATATGTCTTGGTGCAGAATTTGAAGAACCTAGAATTAATTGTGAGTGAAGATGAGAAATTTGAGCACTGTCAGTACTCCCTACAAATACTTGTTCCAATTTTGAAACGGCTTAATGAAGAACAGACGATTGAGAAGGAAATGGAGGCCAAAAGACAAGGTATTTTCTTTCAATTCTTGtcaaataattttagaaacacATCTATCATgctatttatttgatttatttttgtttggactgGAAGATGTCTCATAAATGTGGAAATTGCTAATTTTTCTGGTAAAACAAATTTTTTGGCTTGCATCCTCATTGAATGCTAAAAGCTACCCCTCCTTGACATGGTGATGGGTCAATCTTAATATTGATTATTCTTTATGGTTGCTTGTTTATACTCGTGATTTCTAATAGGATAAGGATAGGCTTACTACTTCCTTCCACCACTTCACTATgccctttatttttattattgttttcttttatttaatggttaaagaagtGACTATGAGTAAagttgtgtatatttttttaacttttttcttaatgatttaggatgttaaaaaaatacttaaaagaaaataataagaaaaataaaaatctcaaatacACTATGGAGTAGTAAATGGGTGGGTAGGAGGTAGTAAACCTATAATTATCCTTCCTAATATGTGGCTTCAATTTAATCCTTTGGTCTGGCTGATAAAAAGAAAGTAATCTTTTGATCTGATTATGGATTTGGTAGGTTTATCACTTCCACAGTTAGAGATAAAACAAGCAGATTGCCCTATTGACGAGCGTATGTACTGGTAAGTTCTTTTCTTGAAATGCTTTCTGTTTGTAATTGTTCCATAGTTTTATGAAGGTCTTGATGTTACCTATTGTTTTGCAGCAACAACTGCAAAACTTCCATATATGATTTTCACAGAAGCTGTCCTAGATGTTCGTTTGATCTTTGCCTTATCTGTTGCCGAGAGATTCGTGATGGAAATCTGCTGGGAGGTGAGAAAGAAGTGATTGTGCAGTATATTAACCGGGGGCTTGACTATTTGCATGGTGGAGAGGGAGAAGAAGTGGAATTACCTACTGAGACTAGGCTTCTGGATCATATAAAGTCAAAATTTGAGTGGAAAGCAAAAGAAGATGGCAGCATCCCTTGCCCCCCAGAAGACATGGGTGGTTGTGGTCATGGCACTCTAGAATTGAGATGTATGTTCTCCGAAAATCCCATTGCAGAGTTGGTGAAAAATGCAGAAGAAATAGCCGGAACTTACAAACTTATGGATGTGGCTGCAACTCCTTTACAACGGTGTTTGTGTTTCAATTCTGTGGGTGAAATTGACTTGAGCAATGATAGGTTGCGGAAAGTGGCTTCTCGAGAAGATTCTGACGACAACTATTTGTATTGCCCAAGGGCCCAAGATATACATGGGGATTTGAAGCATTTCCAGTGGCATTGGAGCAGAGCCGAACCTGTGATTGTGAGCAATGTGCTTGAATCTGCATCTGGTTTAAGTTGGGAACCTGAGGTCATGTGGCGTGCAGTCCGTCAAATGAAACATGCTAAGCATGGTAGGCAGTTGGAAGTAAAGGCTATTGATTGCTTGGATTGGTGTGAGGTTAGTCCATTATGAtccttttaatgaaatcttaTTTTTGGGTGTTGAATTGCTCATTGTTATCTACATTCTTGTACTTTCAATCTGTAATTGAATTTTCAAGTCCAACTTCTGGTGGTTCCTTGTTCACTCAGGTAATTGTTATtaccaaattttgtattattattcatagtttctttgaacttttcccttgtatttaggaggtttttgGTTTATTTGTTAATACATCCTCACTTGTCTGCATCAATTTAACATGATATGTAGAAATTGTTTCTTCCtagaattttgctttatgatactAATATGTGTGATGAATTGCAGAGCGATATCAATATCCACCAGTTCTTTACTGGGTATAGGCTTGGTCGTCCTGATTGGCTTTGGTGGCCCCAAATACTAAAACTGAAAGATTGGCCTCCATCTAATTTATTTGAGGAAAAATTGCCACGCCATGGTGCTGAGTTTCTCTGTTGCTTACCCTTTAAGGAATATACACATCCTCGTAAAGGCCTTTTAAATATCGCAGCCAACTTGCCTGAGAAATCTCTGAAGCCAGATATGGGCCCCAAGACTTATATTGCTTATGGATTTCCTCAGGAGCTTGGCCGTGGGGACTCTGTCACTAAGCTTCATTGTGACATGTCTGATGCGGTATGTTTGGAACTTCTACcatttagtttattttgttaGGCAACCTTCTCTTTGGTTGGGGGTTGCATGGAactgtttgttttttcttaatctAGGTTAAAGGAGATCCATGTTAAGGGCCATTTGGTTTTTGTAAGTTTTGGGTATTTTCT
This is a stretch of genomic DNA from Carya illinoinensis cultivar Pawnee chromosome 15, C.illinoinensisPawnee_v1, whole genome shotgun sequence. It encodes these proteins:
- the LOC122297455 gene encoding lysine-specific demethylase JMJ25-like isoform X2; translation: MARGRKPARREVEEKYDAEGKGRVNAVEPVEEEEDKKRGRIEEIREQGEEDAGVSGEETEKGGDSANGGGVSMESRQRTRGVRKVSYAEVLSEEDSDVLVKKRRSRRKLSAGGNSGVKKNKKVGEKNGLVSEHQIVGVAEERILESPMKKRGRKRRDLSTGRNSHVQKNDKVGEKNGFSTEEGIAQDADKEMILGRTQKKRGRKRRNLSSEKGGGESCGAQQKEKVEENGFDPEQGNAGDADKEGIPERPKKKRGRVGVAKRDTKCAVMENKKNDGAERKYSSGRTSGTGYSLRATNVPNREIDKINKHNPKWIEEMSLMCHQCQRNDKGRVVRCTSCKRKRYCIPCLDRWYPNMEKKAVAEACPVCRGNCNCKACLRLDVPVKNLKNLELIVSEDEKFEHCQYSLQILVPILKRLNEEQTIEKEMEAKRQGLSLPQLEIKQADCPIDERMYCNNCKTSIYDFHRSCPRCSFDLCLICCREIRDGNLLGGEKEVIVQYINRGLDYLHGGEGEEVELPTETRLLDHIKSKFEWKAKEDGSIPCPPEDMGGCGHGTLELRCMFSENPIAELVKNAEEIAGTYKLMDVAATPLQRCLCFNSVGEIDLSNDRLRKVASREDSDDNYLYCPRAQDIHGDLKHFQWHWSRAEPVIVSNVLESASGLSWEPEVMWRAVRQMKHAKHGRQLEVKAIDCLDWCESDINIHQFFTGYRLGRPDWLWWPQILKLKDWPPSNLFEEKLPRHGAEFLCCLPFKEYTHPRKGLLNIAANLPEKSLKPDMGPKTYIAYGFPQELGRGDSVTKLHCDMSDAVNVLTHTTKVKFESKTLKTVEELKRKHFEQDQKEIFGDFQPMDEKVESNISGGVSCPVTANDKEFSGVLGNEDKELTIKEPADPIIRLAGDSTMNWTEFSSGPEMGKTEEAILDQIYNAVSGPTISGNDMDRLEASEGGALWDIFRRQDVPKLQEYLKKHFREFRHTHCCPVPLVVHPIHDQTFYLTVDHKRKLKEEYGIEPWTFVQNLGDAVFIPAGCPHQSCIKVALDFVSPENVAECIRLTEEFRTLPHNHRAKEDKLEVKKMAVHALSKIVKSLEQKSR
- the LOC122297455 gene encoding lysine-specific demethylase JMJ25-like isoform X1, with protein sequence MARGRKPARREVEEKYDAEGKGRVNAVEPVEEEEDKKRGRIEEIREQGEEDAGVSGEETEKGGDSANGGGVSMESRQRTRGVRKVSYAEVLSEEDSDVLVKKRRSRRKLSAGGNSGVKKNKKVGEKNGLVSEHQIVGVAEERILESPMKKRGRKRRDLSTGRNSHVQKNDKVGEKNGFSTEEGIAQDADKEMILGRTQKKRGRKRRNLSSEKGGGESCGAQQKEKVEENGFDPEQGNAGDADKEGIPERPKKKRGRVGVAKRDTKCAVMENKKNDGAERKYSSGRTSGTGYSLRATNVPNREIDKINKHNPKWIEEMSLMCHQCQRNDKGRVVRCTSCKRKRYCIPCLDRWYPNMEKKAVAEACPVCRGNCNCKACLRLDVPVKNLKNLELIVSEDEKFEHCQYSLQILVPILKRLNEEQTIEKEMEAKRQGLSLPQLEIKQADCPIDERMYCNNCKTSIYDFHRSCPRCSFDLCLICCREIRDGNLLGGEKEVIVQYINRGLDYLHGGEGEEVELPTETRLLDHIKSKFEWKAKEDGSIPCPPEDMGGCGHGTLELRCMFSENPIAELVKNAEEIAGTYKLMDVAATPLQRCLCFNSVGEIDLSNDRLRKVASREDSDDNYLYCPRAQDIHGDLKHFQWHWSRAEPVIVSNVLESASGLSWEPEVMWRAVRQMKHAKHGRQLEVKAIDCLDWCESDINIHQFFTGYRLGRPDWLWWPQILKLKDWPPSNLFEEKLPRHGAEFLCCLPFKEYTHPRKGLLNIAANLPEKSLKPDMGPKTYIAYGFPQELGRGDSVTKLHCDMSDAVNVLTHTTKVKFESKTLKTVEELKRKHFEQDQKEIFGDFQPMDEKVESNISGGVSCPVTANDKEFSGVLGNEDKELTIKEPADPIIRLAGDSTMNWTEFSSGPEMGKTEEAILDQIYNAVSGPTISGNDMDRLEASEGGALWDIFRRQDVPKLQEYLKKHFREFRHTHCCPVPLVVHPIHDQTFYLTVDHKRKLKEEYGIEPWTFVQNLGDAVFIPAGCPHQVRNLESCIKVALDFVSPENVAECIRLTEEFRTLPHNHRAKEDKLEVKKMAVHALSKIVKSLEQKSR